One genomic window of [Clostridium] scindens ATCC 35704 includes the following:
- the srtB gene encoding class B sortase → MKKYQSMICLAAAVCLLGMAAFSVYHIYDHYAQLDEQTEVFDEIAEVVAQAPDEEPVPDDVPVSEGEDVLSKYKELYLQNEDMVGWISISGTSINYPVMQTKDEPNYYLKHNFEKQYSDLGTPYIQENCDLLTSDNLIIYGHHISGNRMFGALEDYKSKSFYEEHKTIQFDTLTEQAEYEIVAVFKTVAYSSSGYRYYDFVDAKNEEEFNAYIQTCKELALYDTDVTADYGDRLITLSTCEYSATNGRLVVVAKKTA, encoded by the coding sequence ATGAAAAAATATCAATCTATGATCTGCCTTGCTGCCGCCGTGTGCCTTTTAGGTATGGCGGCATTTTCTGTTTATCACATCTATGATCATTACGCACAGCTGGACGAGCAGACCGAAGTATTTGATGAGATTGCAGAAGTGGTGGCACAGGCTCCCGATGAAGAACCGGTTCCTGATGATGTTCCCGTCAGCGAGGGTGAAGATGTCCTGTCCAAATATAAGGAGCTGTATTTGCAGAATGAAGATATGGTGGGCTGGATTTCCATTTCCGGCACATCCATTAACTACCCTGTTATGCAGACAAAGGATGAACCGAATTATTATCTTAAACACAATTTTGAGAAGCAGTACAGTGATTTAGGTACTCCGTATATTCAGGAAAACTGTGACCTGCTTACCAGTGATAATCTAATCATTTACGGACACCACATCAGCGGCAACCGCATGTTTGGAGCTTTGGAGGATTATAAATCCAAAAGCTTTTATGAGGAACACAAAACCATTCAGTTTGATACCCTGACAGAACAGGCAGAGTATGAGATCGTTGCTGTATTTAAGACAGTCGCTTACAGCTCCAGCGGCTACCGCTATTATGATTTTGTAGATGCCAAGAATGAGGAAGAATTTAATGCCTATATCCAAACGTGTAAAGAGCTTGCCCTGTATGATACGGATGTTACCGCAGACTATGGCGACAGGCTGATTACCCTTTCTACCTGTGAATATTCGGCCACAAATGGAAGGCTTGTCGTGGTAGCAAAAAAGACTGCATGA
- a CDS encoding DUF6075 family protein has translation MSNIQFRSAEHRDFFLENMSKCRVNDCYHRAFFYVMGIASETRANIDQMFDFKNDCIEPDGMHGGWQTSGTVRVCRLAFNLWNGYTDMDSPQSFTPEDLFCCEFAPYFMEGIKVRYPEYCRDLPAPRKQNELSR, from the coding sequence ATGTCTAATATTCAATTTCGCTCCGCAGAGCATAGAGATTTCTTTCTGGAAAACATGAGTAAGTGCAGAGTCAACGACTGCTATCACCGGGCATTTTTCTATGTCATGGGGATTGCTTCGGAAACAAGGGCAAATATCGACCAGATGTTTGACTTTAAGAATGACTGTATCGAGCCGGACGGGATGCACGGCGGATGGCAGACCAGCGGAACTGTTAGGGTTTGTCGCCTTGCCTTTAACCTCTGGAATGGTTACACCGACATGGACAGTCCCCAGTCTTTTACACCGGAAGATCTGTTCTGTTGTGAATTTGCCCCCTACTTCATGGAGGGCATCAAGGTCAGGTATCCCGAATATTGCAGGGATCTTCCCGCACCCAGAAAACAAAACGAATTGTCACGCTAA
- a CDS encoding DNA-methyltransferase produces MREETECLDLRNQIYCMDCMELMAHIPDNFVSLILTDPPYGIAYQNHFARQPHEILDGDQGIDYERFAWESYRILRDNSHAYFFTRFDCYSFHYDCLRKAGFTVKNCLVVEKGTLGGIGDLKGSYANNSEWIIFCQKGRRLFQQTQLLENRKKEGTQFHKGREPSKKYKTRFPACWFGEEYPKATYNATWQKKHGIYHPTVKNVEFLSWLIQISSTRKELVFDGFMGTGSTALAALANGRDYLGAEINEAYFKITQKRIKEVFSNV; encoded by the coding sequence GTGAGAGAGGAGACAGAGTGTTTAGATCTGCGCAATCAAATTTACTGTATGGATTGTATGGAGCTGATGGCGCATATCCCAGATAACTTTGTGTCACTGATTCTGACCGATCCGCCCTATGGCATTGCATACCAGAACCATTTTGCCAGACAGCCCCATGAAATATTGGATGGGGATCAAGGGATTGATTACGAACGCTTTGCGTGGGAAAGTTACCGTATTTTGCGGGACAATTCCCACGCTTATTTTTTTACCCGGTTTGACTGCTATTCTTTTCATTACGACTGTCTGCGAAAAGCAGGATTTACGGTAAAAAACTGTCTGGTGGTGGAGAAAGGAACACTGGGCGGCATCGGTGATCTGAAAGGCAGCTATGCCAATAATTCGGAGTGGATCATTTTTTGTCAGAAAGGACGGCGATTGTTTCAGCAGACACAATTACTGGAGAACCGTAAAAAAGAAGGCACACAGTTCCATAAAGGCAGAGAACCAAGTAAGAAATACAAGACGAGGTTCCCTGCCTGCTGGTTTGGCGAGGAATATCCCAAGGCAACCTACAATGCCACATGGCAGAAGAAACATGGCATTTACCATCCAACCGTAAAAAATGTGGAGTTTTTGTCGTGGCTGATCCAGATTTCCAGTACCAGAAAGGAACTGGTCTTTGACGGTTTTATGGGGACTGGAAGCACTGCTTTGGCTGCCTTGGCAAACGGCAGGGATTATTTAGGCGCAGAGATCAATGAGGCATATTTTAAGATTACGCAAAAACGGATAAAGGAGGTATTTTCAAATGTCTAA
- a CDS encoding VirB4-like conjugal transfer ATPase, CD1110 family: MIKTLRTLFKQDKEKFVVPKSVQNVIPIYTIWEDGIFLVGRNKYAKTFKFEDINYAVASREDKEAMFLEYSELLNAFDSGATTKLTINNRRLNRVDFEQTILIPMAEDGLDKYRKEYNKMLLDKATGANSIVQDKYVTISVCKKNIEEARNYFARVGADLVTHFSRLGARCVELEAEEKLRIFHDFYRTGEETAFTFDMVQSMRKGHDFKDFICPDTFEFEKDCFRMGDRYGRVIFLREYAAYIKDSMVAELCELNRNMMLSIDVVPVPTDEAVREVENRLLGVETNITNWQRKQNQNNNFSAVVPYDLEQQRKESKEFLDDLTTRDQRMMFAVLTLVHTAETKEQLDSDTEALLTTARKHLCQFAVLKYQQMDGLNTALPFGVRKIDALRTLTTESLAVFIPFRVQEIYHKDGVYYGQNVISKNMIIANRRHLLNGNSFILGVSGAGKSFTAKEEMTNIILTDPNADVIIIDPEREYSPLVKAMQGEVIHISATSENHINAMDMNSDYGDGANPVILKSEFILSLCEQLIGGASLGAKQKSIIDRCTASVYRHYQQGNYQGVPPTLQDFREELLKQNEPEAQEIALAIELFTDGSLNTFAKNTNVDTHSRLICYDILDLGKQLQPIGMLVVLDSILNRITQNRAKGRNTFIFIDEIYLLFQHEYSANFLFTLWKRVRKYGAYCTGITQNVDDLLQSHTARTMLANSEFIIMLNQASTDRIELAKLLNISDLQMGYITNVGAGQGLLKVGSSLVPFVNKFPHNTELYKLMTTKFGEV, encoded by the coding sequence ATGATTAAAACACTGAGAACCCTGTTCAAGCAGGATAAGGAAAAATTTGTGGTGCCAAAGTCGGTACAGAATGTCATTCCCATTTATACCATCTGGGAAGATGGCATTTTTCTTGTGGGCAGGAATAAATACGCAAAGACCTTTAAATTTGAGGACATCAATTATGCCGTGGCCAGCCGTGAGGACAAGGAAGCCATGTTTTTGGAATACTCTGAACTGCTCAATGCATTTGACAGCGGCGCTACCACAAAGCTCACCATCAATAACCGACGTCTGAACCGGGTGGATTTTGAGCAGACCATCCTGATCCCCATGGCGGAGGACGGTCTGGATAAGTACCGTAAGGAATACAACAAGATGCTGCTGGATAAGGCAACAGGAGCAAACTCTATTGTGCAGGACAAATATGTGACCATTTCTGTATGCAAAAAGAATATCGAAGAAGCACGGAACTATTTTGCCCGTGTGGGTGCCGACCTTGTCACTCATTTTTCCCGCCTGGGCGCACGATGCGTGGAACTGGAAGCGGAAGAAAAACTCCGTATCTTCCATGACTTCTACCGTACCGGCGAAGAAACCGCCTTTACCTTCGATATGGTACAGAGTATGCGCAAAGGTCACGATTTTAAGGACTTCATCTGCCCGGACACCTTTGAGTTTGAAAAGGACTGTTTCCGTATGGGCGACCGATACGGGCGTGTGATCTTCCTTAGAGAATACGCTGCCTATATCAAAGACAGCATGGTAGCGGAGCTTTGTGAGTTGAACCGTAACATGATGCTGTCCATTGATGTTGTCCCGGTTCCCACGGATGAAGCGGTGCGGGAAGTGGAAAACAGACTGCTCGGTGTCGAAACCAATATCACGAACTGGCAGAGAAAACAGAATCAGAATAATAACTTCTCCGCAGTTGTCCCTTATGACCTTGAGCAGCAGCGCAAGGAAAGCAAGGAATTTCTGGACGACCTGACAACCCGTGACCAGAGAATGATGTTTGCGGTGCTGACACTGGTGCATACTGCTGAAACCAAAGAGCAGCTGGACAGCGACACGGAAGCCCTGCTGACCACTGCCAGAAAGCATTTGTGTCAGTTTGCGGTGCTGAAATATCAGCAGATGGACGGACTGAACACGGCGCTGCCGTTTGGTGTGCGTAAGATCGATGCCCTGCGCACACTGACAACGGAGAGCCTTGCCGTATTTATACCGTTCCGGGTGCAGGAGATCTACCACAAAGACGGTGTATATTATGGGCAGAATGTGATCAGCAAGAACATGATTATTGCCAACCGCCGCCACCTGCTCAACGGCAACTCCTTTATTCTCGGTGTGTCTGGTGCAGGTAAATCCTTTACGGCAAAAGAAGAAATGACAAATATCATCCTCACAGACCCCAATGCGGATGTCATTATTATCGATCCTGAACGGGAATATTCCCCGCTGGTCAAGGCCATGCAGGGCGAAGTCATCCATATTTCTGCGACCAGTGAAAACCACATCAATGCAATGGATATGAACTCCGATTACGGTGACGGCGCAAACCCGGTCATTCTGAAATCGGAGTTTATTTTGTCTCTCTGTGAACAGCTCATTGGCGGTGCAAGTCTGGGGGCAAAACAGAAATCCATTATTGACCGCTGTACGGCCAGTGTTTACCGACACTATCAGCAGGGCAATTATCAGGGTGTCCCGCCTACTTTACAGGACTTCCGTGAAGAACTGCTCAAACAGAATGAGCCGGAGGCGCAGGAAATCGCCCTTGCCATTGAGCTGTTTACCGATGGCAGCCTGAACACCTTTGCCAAGAACACCAATGTGGATACCCACAGCCGTCTGATCTGCTATGACATTCTGGATCTGGGCAAACAGTTACAGCCGATCGGTATGCTGGTTGTCCTGGACAGTATTCTAAACCGCATTACGCAGAACAGAGCCAAAGGCAGGAACACGTTCATTTTCATTGATGAAATCTATCTGCTGTTCCAGCATGAATACTCAGCAAATTTCCTCTTTACCCTCTGGAAGCGTGTGCGTAAATATGGTGCGTACTGTACCGGTATCACACAGAATGTGGATGATCTGCTCCAGAGCCATACCGCAAGGACAATGCTTGCCAACTCTGAATTTATCATCATGCTCAATCAGGCATCTACGGACAGAATCGAGCTTGCCAAACTTTTGAACATCTCTGACCTTCAGATGGGCTATATCACCAATGTAGGCGCAGGCCAGGGACTTTTAAAGGTAGGCAGTTCCCTTGTACCGTTTGTCAACAAATTCCCACATAACACCGAACTGTATAAACTGATGACGACCAAGTTTGGAGAGGTATAA
- a CDS encoding PrgI family protein → MEVKINKEIRNYTESMFFGLSLRQFIFSVLACGVAVGLYFLLRPYFGMETLSWVCILGAFPFAAMGFIKYNGMTAEQFVWAWFKSEFLMPKKLMFRPDNLYYEAMKSSIEAREKGLPVVPRKQRRKERKEKKQDKKKTKKNKGGAA, encoded by the coding sequence TTGGAAGTAAAGATCAATAAAGAAATCCGTAACTATACGGAAAGCATGTTTTTTGGACTGTCATTAAGGCAGTTCATTTTTTCTGTCCTTGCCTGCGGTGTTGCGGTAGGCTTGTATTTTCTTCTCCGCCCATACTTTGGCATGGAAACCCTTAGCTGGGTATGTATTTTAGGAGCCTTCCCCTTTGCGGCAATGGGCTTTATCAAATATAACGGCATGACCGCAGAACAGTTTGTCTGGGCATGGTTTAAATCCGAATTTCTGATGCCCAAGAAACTGATGTTCCGGCCAGACAATCTTTATTACGAAGCCATGAAGTCCAGCATCGAAGCCAGAGAAAAAGGACTTCCTGTCGTTCCCAGGAAACAGAGACGAAAAGAGCGAAAGGAGAAAAAACAGGATAAGAAGAAAACGAAAAAGAATAAAGGAGGCGCAGCATGA
- a CDS encoding glutamyl-tRNA amidotransferase subunit A, giving the protein MKFFSKKDTQKKETVKLPMSRKTKRALVAYAGAVLCMTCFTTTAFAANDPITVVNNLSDFIFGLVRAVGMIMLGFGIVQIGLSLKSHDPSQRANGFLTLAGGVVITFAKEILTLITG; this is encoded by the coding sequence ATGAAATTTTTTAGCAAGAAGGATACCCAGAAGAAAGAAACCGTGAAGCTGCCGATGAGCAGAAAGACCAAAAGAGCCTTGGTGGCGTATGCAGGTGCTGTGCTTTGTATGACCTGTTTTACCACGACGGCATTTGCCGCTAACGATCCCATTACCGTAGTCAATAACCTCTCCGACTTTATTTTCGGACTGGTCAGGGCTGTGGGTATGATCATGCTCGGCTTTGGTATCGTACAGATCGGCCTTTCTCTGAAATCTCATGATCCGTCCCAGAGAGCGAATGGATTCCTGACTCTTGCGGGCGGCGTAGTCATTACCTTTGCAAAAGAGATCCTTACCCTGATCACAGGCTAA
- a CDS encoding reverse transcriptase/maturase family protein codes for MRNPIQVLSSLTEKSKNESYRFQRLYRNLYNPEFYWLAYKNIYANTGSMTAGADGTTIDGMSNERIQRIIESMRDKSYLPKPARREYIAKKNSNKKRPLGIQSGNDKLVQEVVKMILESIYEPVFKKTSHGFRPNKSCQTALYQIQKTFTGTNWFVEGDIHACFDSFNHHTIIRLLRKRIDDEMFLQLIWKFLKAGYMEQWTYNRTYSGVPQGSGVSPVLANVYLHELDKFMEEYAQKYNRGKKKQMNSDYNKVVKKASYYRCMGKKKWTDLSPEERQERNKHLKMLEKQARQLTPTKPLDETYKRIQYTRYADDFIIGVIGSKADAEQMKADVGRFLREELDLEMSETKTKVTHTGDRARFLGYDITVSRSQDLKKSAGGYKIRSNAGVVKLLVPREKWVGKLLEYHAIKIKINENGKERFVALHRGKLVNQSDIEILARYNAEVRGLYNYYAIANDSFKIGRFANLMKYSMYKTFACKYKTNVHEIKRRYCVGGLFTIAYDTRAGRKTTTFYRDGFKRKESATKFDNVSELPQFSKYAKTNTLKQRVERHTCELCGKDCRNLEIHQVKKLKDLKGNAEWVLLMRKRRRKTLVVCPECHKLIHS; via the coding sequence TTGAGAAATCCAATCCAAGTATTAAGTAGTTTGACGGAAAAGTCAAAGAATGAATCTTACAGGTTTCAGAGATTATATCGGAATCTGTACAACCCAGAGTTCTATTGGCTTGCATATAAAAACATATATGCAAACACAGGCAGTATGACTGCCGGTGCAGATGGAACTACCATTGATGGCATGAGTAACGAAAGAATCCAAAGGATTATTGAATCCATGCGAGATAAAAGTTACCTGCCAAAACCTGCACGTAGGGAATATATTGCTAAGAAAAACAGTAATAAAAAGCGTCCGTTGGGAATCCAGTCGGGCAATGACAAACTGGTGCAGGAAGTAGTGAAAATGATTTTAGAAAGCATTTATGAGCCTGTGTTTAAGAAAACATCTCATGGGTTCAGACCAAACAAAAGCTGTCAGACCGCATTATACCAGATTCAGAAAACCTTTACGGGAACGAACTGGTTTGTTGAGGGCGATATACACGCCTGCTTTGACAGTTTTAATCACCACACAATCATCAGATTGCTGAGAAAACGTATTGATGATGAAATGTTTCTACAACTCATCTGGAAATTTCTAAAAGCAGGCTATATGGAGCAATGGACGTACAATCGGACATACAGCGGAGTACCGCAGGGTTCAGGTGTCAGTCCAGTGCTTGCAAACGTGTACCTTCACGAATTAGATAAATTTATGGAGGAATATGCACAGAAATATAACCGGGGAAAGAAGAAACAAATGAACTCCGACTACAATAAAGTTGTCAAAAAGGCATCCTATTATAGATGTATGGGCAAAAAGAAGTGGACGGATTTATCTCCAGAAGAACGTCAGGAACGCAATAAGCATTTGAAAATGCTTGAAAAGCAAGCAAGACAATTAACTCCTACCAAACCTTTGGATGAGACATATAAACGGATTCAGTACACCCGTTATGCTGATGATTTCATTATCGGAGTAATCGGGAGCAAAGCGGACGCAGAACAGATGAAAGCTGACGTCGGCAGATTTCTTAGGGAAGAACTGGATTTGGAAATGTCCGAAACCAAAACGAAGGTTACGCATACAGGAGACAGAGCCAGATTTTTAGGCTATGACATTACGGTATCCAGAAGTCAGGATTTAAAGAAATCCGCAGGAGGATACAAAATCAGAAGCAATGCAGGTGTGGTGAAACTGCTTGTACCCAGAGAAAAATGGGTAGGGAAGTTACTGGAATATCATGCAATCAAAATCAAGATTAACGAAAACGGAAAAGAAAGATTTGTAGCCCTGCACAGGGGAAAACTGGTAAATCAAAGCGATATAGAAATTCTGGCAAGATATAATGCGGAAGTTCGTGGACTTTACAACTACTATGCCATAGCAAATGATTCCTTTAAGATAGGCAGATTTGCCAATCTTATGAAGTACAGTATGTACAAGACATTTGCCTGTAAGTACAAAACAAATGTTCACGAAATCAAGCGCAGATATTGTGTTGGGGGTCTGTTTACAATCGCATACGATACCAGAGCAGGCAGGAAAACCACGACCTTTTACAGAGATGGGTTTAAGCGAAAAGAATCAGCTACAAAGTTTGACAATGTGAGTGAACTTCCGCAATTCTCAAAATACGCTAAAACCAACACTCTGAAACAGAGAGTGGAACGCCATACCTGTGAACTTTGTGGAAAGGATTGCAGAAATCTGGAAATCCATCAAGTAAAGAAACTAAAAGACTTAAAGGGCAATGCGGAGTGGGTACTCCTTATGCGCAAAAGGAGACGGAAAACTCTTGTGGTATGCCCTGAATGTCATAAACTGATTCATTCTTAA
- a CDS encoding PcfB family protein encodes MNTSGEAAEQIVRMSLEGFEVAARITGAGAKNIAILLYSILKEEKKTKGKARLTNMLRSGKELKVFTVKNGDLKKFTQEAKKYGVLYCVLADRKNKDPNAEVDVIARAEDASKISRIAERFKLASESTASIVTETEKSKDTKDGQPEPDIGVQEKAEKDKLLDALMGAPVQKEEHAPENPSVAKTEKSPQSEPILEQPKKSAEGATMTKEKPSVREELRKIKESRKEQEAEASPSLDRSTASDKAKKPPAGKTEHKQPPRRKKKPKSKETR; translated from the coding sequence ATGAACACAAGCGGCGAAGCGGCAGAACAGATCGTCCGAATGAGCTTGGAGGGATTTGAAGTCGCCGCCAGGATTACCGGTGCTGGTGCGAAAAACATTGCGATCCTCTTGTATTCGATTCTCAAAGAAGAAAAGAAAACCAAAGGCAAGGCAAGGCTCACCAACATGCTGCGCTCTGGAAAGGAACTGAAAGTCTTTACCGTCAAAAATGGTGATTTGAAGAAATTCACACAGGAAGCCAAGAAATACGGTGTTCTCTACTGTGTGCTTGCTGACCGAAAAAACAAAGATCCCAATGCCGAGGTGGATGTGATCGCCCGTGCGGAGGATGCATCTAAGATCAGCCGTATTGCGGAGCGCTTCAAACTGGCATCCGAAAGCACGGCGTCTATTGTGACGGAAACAGAAAAGTCCAAAGATACGAAGGACGGCCAGCCGGAGCCAGACATCGGAGTACAGGAAAAGGCAGAGAAAGATAAACTTCTTGACGCACTGATGGGTGCGCCGGTTCAGAAGGAGGAACATGCCCCGGAAAACCCCTCTGTGGCAAAGACCGAAAAATCCCCTCAGTCCGAGCCTATCTTAGAGCAGCCAAAGAAGTCCGCAGAGGGGGCTACTATGACTAAGGAAAAACCTTCTGTCAGAGAGGAACTGCGGAAAATCAAAGAGAGCCGTAAGGAGCAGGAAGCGGAGGCTTCCCCTTCCCTGGACAGAAGCACTGCTTCCGACAAAGCCAAGAAACCGCCAGCAGGAAAAACAGAGCATAAACAACCGCCAAGGCGGAAAAAGAAACCCAAATCCAAAGAAACGAGGTAA
- a CDS encoding relaxase/mobilization nuclease domain-containing protein gives MAVCEIWDVRGRLDHPIDYAENPEKTANPNYSETDLQALVDVMEYATNQDKTEQRFFVTGVNCDPASAREEMMIAKVQWNDESEIICYHGFQSFKSGEVTPKQAHEIGVRLAQRMWGDRFQVIVATHLNTDCLHNHFVVNSVSFMDGKHYHDNKANLRLLRQRSDELCREYALSVIEHPSGRKKPYALYQAEKNGMPTRDNVARQAVDEAISKSFTLKDFDRQMAEMGYQVRFDPNRKYWTIMGKGWKRPKRLYKLGENYTNERIMERIRENSYAVKFSRFAGPQKPIPVYRLKGTLNGAKKIGGLRGLYLHYCYRLGILPKNRKQNYARLHYLLKDDLMKMEVISQETRLLCRNRIDTVEQLCSYKESLETEMADLLQKRKGLYSQSRKMGSEEKEAIRSQLSDLSKRLRVIRKEVKLCEGIEARNDTLKEKLKTIRADEEQQRKELMTNEHKRRSGRTDRPNELGGI, from the coding sequence ATGGCAGTCTGTGAGATCTGGGATGTACGGGGCAGGCTTGACCACCCGATTGACTATGCCGAAAACCCGGAAAAGACTGCCAATCCCAATTATTCGGAAACAGACCTTCAGGCTTTGGTTGATGTGATGGAATATGCGACCAATCAGGATAAGACGGAGCAGCGGTTTTTTGTCACGGGTGTCAACTGTGATCCTGCCTCTGCCAGAGAGGAAATGATGATCGCCAAAGTACAGTGGAATGATGAAAGTGAGATCATCTGCTATCACGGGTTCCAGAGTTTTAAATCGGGAGAGGTCACGCCCAAACAGGCACATGAAATCGGTGTCAGACTTGCACAGCGGATGTGGGGCGACAGGTTTCAGGTAATCGTTGCTACCCATCTGAATACGGACTGCCTGCACAATCACTTTGTTGTGAACTCGGTTTCTTTTATGGACGGGAAACATTACCACGACAACAAAGCCAATCTTCGATTGCTTCGCCAGCGTTCCGATGAACTGTGCCGGGAATATGCCCTTTCGGTCATAGAACATCCAAGCGGCAGAAAGAAACCCTATGCACTTTATCAGGCGGAAAAGAATGGGATGCCTACACGGGACAACGTGGCAAGGCAGGCAGTGGATGAAGCGATCAGCAAGTCTTTTACTCTGAAAGACTTTGACCGTCAGATGGCGGAAATGGGATACCAAGTCCGATTTGACCCGAACCGAAAATACTGGACGATCATGGGTAAAGGATGGAAGCGCCCCAAGCGGCTTTACAAGCTGGGAGAAAATTATACTAACGAGAGGATCATGGAGCGCATCCGGGAGAATTCCTATGCAGTGAAGTTTTCCCGGTTTGCCGGGCCGCAAAAGCCAATCCCGGTGTACCGCCTGAAAGGCACTCTGAATGGAGCAAAGAAAATCGGCGGGCTGCGGGGGCTGTATCTGCATTACTGCTACAGGCTCGGTATTCTTCCGAAAAACAGAAAACAGAATTATGCAAGGCTTCATTATCTTTTGAAGGATGACCTGATGAAGATGGAAGTTATATCGCAGGAAACAAGGCTGCTTTGCCGGAATCGCATTGATACGGTAGAGCAGCTTTGTTCTTATAAGGAATCTTTGGAAACGGAAATGGCTGACCTGCTTCAAAAGCGCAAGGGGCTTTATTCCCAATCCCGTAAGATGGGCAGTGAAGAAAAGGAAGCGATACGGTCACAGCTTTCCGATCTTTCCAAACGATTGCGAGTGATCCGAAAGGAGGTGAAACTGTGCGAGGGAATTGAGGCCCGTAACGATACCCTCAAGGAAAAGCTGAAAACCATACGGGCAGATGAAGAACAGCAAAGAAAGGAGCTGATGACAAATGAACACAAGCGGCGAAGCGGCAGAACAGATCGTCCGAATGAGCTTGGAGGGATTTGA
- a CDS encoding plasmid mobilization protein yields the protein MRNRSVQILFRLNEEEAQHLYELVKRSGRSKEAFLREMVKGYRLCEKPDPEFYKIMRELSAIGNRINQLAAKANALGFVDAPMLSQEAKKWHEFQVDVRKKYLLPQRPSG from the coding sequence ATGAGAAACCGAAGCGTACAGATCCTGTTTCGTCTGAATGAGGAAGAAGCACAGCATCTCTATGAGCTTGTAAAAAGATCCGGCCGCTCCAAAGAAGCATTCCTGCGGGAAATGGTCAAGGGCTACCGTCTTTGTGAAAAGCCCGATCCTGAATTTTATAAGATCATGCGGGAACTGTCTGCCATCGGCAACCGTATCAACCAGCTTGCCGCAAAAGCCAATGCCCTGGGATTTGTAGACGCCCCCATGCTTTCACAGGAAGCAAAGAAGTGGCATGAGTTTCAGGTGGATGTCCGAAAAAAATATCTGCTTCCCCAAAGGCCATCGGGATAA
- a CDS encoding DUF3789 domain-containing protein, whose protein sequence is MSEFIAFTLGGIFGVVLMCCLQINRLYARKDVGNEKPKRTDPVSSE, encoded by the coding sequence ATGAGTGAATTTATTGCGTTTACCCTGGGCGGGATTTTCGGCGTTGTACTGATGTGCTGCCTGCAGATCAATCGGCTCTACGCCAGAAAGGATGTGGGAAATGAGAAACCGAAGCGTACAGATCCTGTTTCGTCTGAATGA
- a CDS encoding DUF3991 and TOPRIM domain-containing protein — MRSNRPYVQLDPAVIEQARQMDLLSYLQRYEPDNLKHVARNVYCTREHDSLKISNGKWYWWSRGFGGVSALDYLIKVKEYSFVEAVEALAGITAGWSPPPVSVPKDEPKELLLPPRNKDCDRVTQYLFGRGIDFQIIQECIADGTIYESARYHNVVFIGKDESGTPKYAAYRGTMASSFKGDASGSDKRYSFRLLARESCQSVHLFEAAIDLLSYATLLKCEGKDYKKENLLSLSGVYQPKKEIKDSKIPVALTTFLKANPQVKTIFLHLDNDKTGRICTAALKELLQKDYQIVDDPPPVGKDFNDFLLSYLGIARPNRSHERRDAR; from the coding sequence ATGAGAAGTAACAGACCCTATGTGCAGCTTGACCCTGCTGTGATTGAGCAGGCACGGCAGATGGACTTGCTTTCCTACTTGCAGAGGTATGAACCAGACAATCTGAAGCATGTGGCGAGAAATGTTTACTGCACCAGAGAACACGACAGTCTGAAGATTTCCAATGGCAAATGGTACTGGTGGTCAAGAGGTTTTGGCGGTGTTTCTGCCCTGGACTATCTGATCAAAGTCAAGGAATACAGCTTTGTAGAAGCCGTGGAAGCTTTGGCAGGTATTACCGCAGGCTGGAGTCCACCACCTGTTTCTGTGCCAAAGGATGAACCCAAAGAGCTTCTTCTGCCGCCCAGAAATAAAGACTGTGACCGGGTGACCCAGTATCTTTTCGGACGTGGCATTGATTTTCAAATCATTCAGGAGTGCATTGCAGACGGTACGATTTATGAAAGTGCCAGGTATCACAATGTTGTTTTTATCGGCAAAGATGAAAGCGGAACCCCTAAGTATGCTGCCTATCGTGGTACGATGGCCAGCTCCTTTAAGGGCGATGCATCGGGAAGTGACAAGCGGTATTCCTTCCGCCTTCTGGCAAGAGAGTCTTGCCAGTCGGTGCATCTGTTTGAAGCAGCCATTGATTTATTATCTTACGCTACTCTGCTTAAATGTGAAGGTAAGGACTATAAAAAAGAAAATCTGCTTTCTCTTTCGGGTGTGTATCAGCCAAAGAAAGAGATAAAGGACAGCAAGATCCCTGTTGCCCTCACCACTTTTTTGAAGGCAAATCCACAAGTAAAGACCATCTTTCTGCATTTGGACAATGACAAAACAGGCAGGATCTGTACTGCCGCCTTAAAAGAGTTGTTGCAGAAAGACTACCAGATCGTTGATGATCCACCGCCTGTCGGTAAGGATTTCAACGATTTTTTATTGTCCTATTTAGGAATTGCAAGACCAAATCGGAGCCATGAAAGGAGGGATGCCCGTTGA